The proteins below come from a single Caulobacter flavus genomic window:
- a CDS encoding response regulator, with translation MNALQRELATAPVAPTVLIVEDDPALRTLLMRLLREEGFQPLSAAHGGEMARVLETNTVDIILLDVMMPGSNGFQLCRSLRKESDVPIVMLSARDDESDRLIGLELGADDYIGKPFSKKELIARIRAILRRTQGGAQASQPRGAQQMVFAGWQLDPGRRELLSPDGAFVDLSGAEFDLLLAFLSSPQRVIGRERLLEMSRARISDASDRSIDVLVSRLRRKLAVSGQAESLLRTVRGIGYIFTAQVERR, from the coding sequence ATGAACGCCCTGCAGCGGGAGCTGGCGACAGCGCCCGTGGCCCCGACCGTGCTCATCGTCGAGGACGATCCCGCGCTGCGCACCCTGCTGATGCGCCTGCTGCGCGAAGAGGGCTTCCAGCCGCTCAGCGCCGCGCACGGCGGCGAGATGGCCCGCGTGCTGGAGACCAACACGGTCGACATCATCCTGCTCGACGTGATGATGCCGGGCAGCAACGGCTTCCAGCTGTGCCGCAGCCTGCGCAAGGAAAGCGACGTGCCGATCGTCATGCTCAGCGCGCGCGATGACGAGAGCGACCGCCTGATCGGCCTGGAGCTCGGCGCCGACGACTACATCGGCAAGCCCTTCAGCAAGAAGGAACTGATCGCCCGCATCCGCGCCATCCTGCGCCGCACGCAGGGCGGGGCCCAGGCCAGCCAGCCGCGCGGCGCCCAGCAGATGGTGTTCGCCGGCTGGCAGCTGGATCCGGGCCGTCGCGAGCTGCTGTCGCCGGACGGCGCCTTCGTCGACCTCTCGGGCGCCGAGTTCGACCTCCTGTTGGCCTTCCTGTCCTCGCCCCAGCGGGTGATCGGCCGCGAGCGCCTGCTTGAGATGTCGCGTGCCCGCATCTCCGACGCCTCGGACCGCAGCATCGACGTGCTGGTCAGCCGCCTTCGCCGCAAGCTTGCCGTCAGCGGCCAGGCCGAGTCGCTGCTGCGCACCGTGCGCGGCATCGGCTACATCTTCACCGCCCAGGTGGAGCGGCGATGA
- a CDS encoding ABCB family ABC transporter ATP-binding protein/permease has translation MAGRLDDPRRRRPDDRAVRARRDAVRGFASAGRDSARTAPDATRPVSGWAALAELLRLVLRSRAPGLAWRLTAALTLTFAGKALGVAAPLLLGAAVNRLTAGQGAATQVTLSFAALALGWAGVRFISAAAPQARDAVFTPVAQAAQNRAATETFAHALSLSIDFHQTKRTGALSRTIDRGARAMDFLIRGLVFNIAPTLVELVLAAAVLARAYDWRFAATAIVTVVIYGVLTFSISNWRISHRRELNEADAEAAGRAVDALLNYETVKTFGAEDRAVGAYEGALSTYGAAQIKATNSLSLLNVVQSLIMSLGLAVMAVLAGSEAAHGRIGPGDITAVVLILVNLYQPLNFLGFAYREIRQSFIDMEAMMELRRQGADVADAPDAVDLPPAGDRRGGAVAFEGVSFRHGARSDGLSEVSFTAAPGQTVAIVGPSGAGKTTLVRLALRMIDPQGGRVTLDGHDLRALKQGSLRRAVALVPQDVALFNDTIAANIAFGRPDASEEEIWGAARAAELGDFIGGLPEGMETKVGERGLKLSGGERQRVGIARALLADPRVLILDEATSALDSRTEAAIQATLRKAREGRTTLVVAHRLSTIADADEILVLRRGKVVEHGPHAALLAADGEYAALWRRQTRGKVAAQ, from the coding sequence CTGGCGGGCCGACTGGATGACCCCCGGAGGCGGCGTCCAGACGACCGTGCTGTACGCGCCCGGAGAGACGCGGTGAGGGGCTTCGCCTCGGCCGGTCGCGACAGCGCCCGGACCGCGCCGGACGCGACCAGGCCCGTTTCCGGGTGGGCCGCGCTGGCCGAACTGCTGCGGCTGGTCCTGAGGTCGCGGGCGCCGGGCCTGGCCTGGCGGCTGACTGCGGCCCTGACCCTGACCTTCGCGGGCAAGGCGCTGGGCGTGGCTGCGCCCCTGCTGCTCGGCGCGGCCGTCAACCGGCTGACGGCCGGGCAGGGCGCGGCGACGCAGGTGACGCTGTCCTTCGCCGCCCTGGCGCTGGGCTGGGCGGGCGTGAGGTTCATTTCGGCGGCCGCCCCCCAGGCCCGGGACGCGGTGTTCACGCCGGTGGCCCAGGCCGCCCAGAACCGCGCGGCGACCGAGACCTTCGCTCACGCCCTGTCGCTGTCGATCGACTTCCACCAGACCAAGCGCACTGGGGCGCTGTCGCGAACCATCGACCGCGGCGCGCGAGCCATGGACTTCCTGATCAGGGGCCTGGTGTTCAACATCGCCCCGACCCTGGTCGAACTGGTCCTGGCCGCCGCCGTGCTGGCGCGGGCCTATGACTGGCGGTTCGCCGCGACGGCCATCGTCACCGTGGTGATCTACGGCGTCCTGACCTTCTCGATCTCCAATTGGCGGATCTCCCACCGGCGCGAACTGAACGAGGCCGACGCCGAGGCCGCGGGCCGGGCGGTGGACGCGCTGCTGAACTACGAGACGGTCAAGACCTTCGGCGCCGAGGACCGGGCGGTCGGGGCCTACGAGGGAGCGCTTTCGACCTATGGCGCGGCGCAGATCAAGGCGACCAATTCGCTGTCGCTGCTCAATGTGGTGCAGTCGCTGATCATGAGCCTGGGCCTGGCCGTGATGGCCGTGCTGGCGGGCTCGGAGGCCGCGCACGGCCGCATCGGCCCGGGCGACATCACCGCCGTCGTGCTGATCCTGGTGAACCTGTACCAGCCGCTGAACTTCCTCGGCTTCGCCTACCGCGAGATCCGCCAGTCGTTCATCGACATGGAGGCGATGATGGAGCTGCGCCGGCAGGGCGCGGACGTCGCCGACGCGCCGGACGCCGTCGACCTGCCGCCGGCGGGCGATCGGCGCGGCGGCGCGGTGGCCTTCGAAGGCGTGTCGTTCCGCCATGGCGCGCGATCGGACGGCCTCTCCGAGGTCAGCTTCACGGCCGCGCCGGGCCAGACCGTGGCCATCGTCGGTCCGTCGGGCGCCGGCAAGACGACGCTGGTGCGGCTGGCGCTGCGGATGATCGACCCGCAAGGCGGAAGGGTCACGCTGGACGGTCACGACCTGCGCGCCCTGAAGCAGGGCTCGCTTCGCCGCGCCGTGGCGCTGGTGCCGCAGGACGTGGCGCTGTTCAACGACACGATCGCGGCCAACATCGCGTTCGGCAGGCCGGACGCCTCCGAGGAAGAAATCTGGGGCGCGGCGCGGGCGGCGGAGTTGGGCGATTTCATCGGCGGCCTGCCCGAGGGCATGGAGACCAAGGTCGGTGAGCGCGGCCTGAAGCTGTCCGGCGGCGAGCGTCAGCGGGTGGGCATCGCCCGGGCGCTGCTGGCCGATCCGCGCGTGCTGATCCTGGACGAGGCCACCAGCGCGCTGGACAGCCGCACCGAGGCGGCGATCCAGGCGACGCTGCGCAAGGCCCGGGAAGGGCGCACGACCCTGGTGGTGGCCCACCGGTTGTCGACCATCGCCGACGCCGACGAGATCCTGGTTCTGCGCCGGGGCAAGGTGGTCGAGCATGGTCCGCACGCGGCGCTGCTGGCGGCCGACGGCGAGTACGCCGCGCTCTGGCGGCGCCAGACACGCGGCAAGGTCGCGGCGCAGTAG
- a CDS encoding ATP-binding protein — protein MKPLRLWPQRLVGQVTLVLMLAVALEFIGSSILFENSRIYPNRNNQVQRAAEQLVTAEAILETRPENERIARAAGLSSRSSQLEWTPLPHLVDRERSAERKLKDQFRAAEPSLARRELRMNAEIDRTLPRDTHLKVALKMRDGTWLTMKTKIRAAPWAVLLSSVGSAFILGLGVITAAALVLRNLSRPLRALAEAADKVGQGARVRVAETGAGDLKMVAQAFNAMQDRIAGLLQARTEALAAVGHDLRTPLARLRLRAGFVSETSAREALEADVDEMTGMLDSLLAYLGGQEDPEPPRRTDIAAIAMTLVDDATDSERVASYDGPEHLPVRARPLSLKRAISNIVENALHYGGEAVLTLGREGRMVVLAVEDNGPGIPESELAHVLEPFHRLDSARARNTGGLGLGLTIVQQILKREDGELILRNRPQGGLRAEIRLPAL, from the coding sequence ATGAAGCCTCTGCGGCTATGGCCGCAGCGTCTGGTCGGCCAGGTTACCCTGGTCCTGATGCTGGCCGTCGCCCTCGAGTTCATCGGCAGCTCGATCCTGTTCGAGAACAGCCGGATCTACCCCAACCGCAACAACCAGGTTCAGCGCGCCGCCGAACAGCTGGTGACCGCCGAAGCCATCCTCGAGACCCGTCCCGAGAACGAGCGCATCGCCCGCGCCGCGGGCCTGTCCAGCCGCTCCAGCCAGCTGGAATGGACGCCCCTGCCCCACCTGGTCGATCGCGAGCGCTCGGCCGAGCGCAAGCTCAAGGACCAGTTCCGCGCCGCCGAGCCCAGTCTGGCCCGGCGCGAGCTGCGGATGAACGCCGAGATCGACCGCACCCTGCCGCGCGACACCCACCTGAAGGTGGCGCTGAAGATGCGCGACGGCACCTGGCTGACCATGAAGACCAAGATCCGGGCCGCCCCCTGGGCGGTGCTGCTCAGCAGCGTCGGTTCGGCCTTCATCCTGGGCCTGGGGGTGATCACCGCCGCGGCCCTGGTGCTGCGCAATCTCAGCCGTCCGCTGCGGGCGCTGGCCGAGGCCGCCGACAAGGTCGGCCAGGGGGCGCGGGTGCGGGTGGCCGAGACCGGCGCCGGCGACCTCAAGATGGTCGCCCAGGCCTTCAACGCCATGCAGGATCGCATCGCCGGCCTGCTGCAGGCCCGTACCGAGGCCCTGGCCGCCGTCGGCCATGATCTGCGCACGCCCCTGGCCCGCCTGCGCCTGCGCGCCGGCTTCGTCTCCGAGACCTCGGCCCGCGAGGCGCTCGAGGCCGACGTCGACGAGATGACCGGCATGCTCGACTCTCTGCTGGCCTATCTGGGCGGCCAGGAGGACCCCGAGCCGCCGCGCCGCACCGACATCGCCGCCATCGCCATGACCCTGGTCGACGACGCCACCGACTCCGAGCGCGTGGCCAGCTATGACGGTCCCGAGCACCTGCCGGTGCGGGCCCGTCCCCTGTCGCTGAAGCGCGCGATCAGCAACATCGTCGAGAACGCCCTGCACTACGGCGGCGAGGCCGTCCTGACCCTGGGCCGCGAAGGCCGGATGGTCGTGCTGGCCGTCGAGGACAACGGTCCCGGCATCCCGGAAAGCGAACTGGCCCACGTGCTGGAGCCCTTCCACCGCCTCGACAGCGCCCGCGCCCGCAACACCGGCGGCCTGGGTCTGGGGCTGACCATCGTCCAGCAGATCCTCAAGCGCGAGGACGGCGAACTGATCCTGCGCAACCGCCCGCAAGGCGGCCTGCGCGCCGAGATCCGCCTGCCCGCGCTCTGA
- a CDS encoding VOC family protein translates to MRYLHTMVRVKDLDASLRFYCEGLGLQEMYRMENEKGRFTLVFLAAPGDADKARERKAPLVELTFNWDPEDYQGGRNFGHLAYQVDDIYAACQRLADLGVTINRPPRDGHMAFVRSPDGISVELLQDGHLEPAEPWVSMPNTGAW, encoded by the coding sequence TTGCGCTATCTGCACACCATGGTCCGCGTGAAGGATCTCGACGCTTCGCTGCGCTTCTACTGCGAGGGCCTGGGCCTGCAGGAGATGTACCGGATGGAGAACGAGAAGGGCCGCTTCACCCTGGTCTTCCTCGCCGCCCCGGGCGACGCCGACAAGGCCAGGGAACGCAAGGCCCCGCTGGTCGAGCTGACCTTCAACTGGGACCCGGAGGACTATCAGGGCGGCCGCAATTTCGGCCACCTGGCCTATCAGGTCGACGACATCTACGCGGCCTGCCAGCGCCTGGCTGACCTGGGCGTGACCATCAACCGCCCGCCGCGTGACGGCCACATGGCCTTCGTCCGCTCGCCCGACGGCATCTCGGTGGAGCTGCTGCAGGACGGTCACCTGGAGCCGGCCGAGCCGTGGGTCTCGATGCCCAACACCGGCGCCTGGTAA
- a CDS encoding helix-turn-helix transcriptional regulator, with the protein MTATTGEDRERLARVMDLALRVRELGAELGLPYVAASADISSPEPMLGPDGLPLAETTFQWLDAGLRYWRDRSFALRAPFILAARYAAEPFFYHQGRFSSWRPLPRLEAIPVAEAAEDFGVAAAVIAPAYLTGGVIGAVVWASAEPVADLPALYAAHADRLHGAALRLVSAYRDGLTDDGPLARLTKREIQCLKWAAAGKTDADIGQIIGISGPTVRFHVQNAALKLRVAGRAQAIHRATGLGYLGSAAF; encoded by the coding sequence ATGACGGCGACTACGGGGGAGGATCGCGAGCGCCTGGCGCGGGTCATGGACCTGGCGCTGCGGGTGCGCGAGCTCGGCGCCGAGCTTGGCCTGCCCTACGTCGCCGCCAGCGCCGACATATCGAGCCCCGAACCGATGCTCGGCCCGGACGGGCTGCCGCTGGCCGAGACCACCTTCCAGTGGCTGGACGCGGGCCTGCGCTACTGGCGCGACCGGTCCTTCGCGCTGCGGGCTCCGTTCATCCTCGCCGCGCGCTACGCGGCCGAGCCGTTCTTCTATCACCAGGGCCGCTTTTCCAGCTGGCGGCCGCTGCCCAGGCTCGAGGCCATCCCGGTCGCCGAGGCCGCCGAGGATTTCGGCGTCGCCGCCGCCGTCATCGCGCCGGCCTACCTGACCGGCGGGGTGATCGGGGCCGTGGTCTGGGCTTCGGCCGAGCCGGTCGCCGACCTGCCCGCGCTGTACGCCGCCCACGCCGACCGCCTGCACGGCGCGGCCCTGCGCCTGGTGTCGGCCTATCGCGACGGCCTGACCGACGACGGCCCGCTGGCCCGCTTGACCAAGCGCGAGATCCAGTGCCTGAAATGGGCGGCCGCCGGAAAGACCGACGCCGACATCGGCCAGATCATCGGCATCTCCGGTCCCACGGTCCGCTTCCACGTCCAGAACGCCGCCCTGAAGCTGCGGGTGGCCGGACGGGCCCAGGCGATCCATCGGGCCACGGGCCTGGGCTATCTCGGATCCGCCGCATTCTGA
- a CDS encoding MucR family transcriptional regulator → MNKAQERAADMAAQVLCAYLQNNVVSADELPDLAARTYAALEAVFSTPAAEPVERPNADEIAASITQDAIVSFENGRRYRSLKRHLNSLGLTEEEYRSKWGLPDDYPTVAASFSDLRSNVARANHFGTRR, encoded by the coding sequence ATGAACAAGGCCCAGGAACGCGCCGCCGACATGGCCGCCCAAGTGCTTTGCGCCTACCTGCAGAACAACGTCGTCTCGGCCGACGAACTGCCCGACCTGGCCGCCCGCACCTATGCGGCGCTGGAGGCGGTGTTCTCGACCCCGGCCGCCGAGCCGGTCGAACGCCCCAACGCCGACGAGATCGCCGCCAGCATCACCCAGGACGCCATCGTCAGCTTCGAGAACGGCCGCCGCTATCGCTCGCTGAAGCGCCACCTCAACAGCCTGGGTCTCACCGAGGAGGAGTATCGCTCCAAGTGGGGATTGCCGGACGACTACCCCACGGTCGCCGCCAGCTTCTCGGACCTTCGGTCGAACGTGGCCCGCGCCAACCATTTCGGCACGCGCCGCTGA
- a CDS encoding SulP family inorganic anion transporter: MSNAAVSSPNGAKLGFGAIFSRDLTASIVVFLVAMPLCMGIAVASGVPAERGLITGIIGGIVVGALAGSPLQVSGPAAGLAVIVFEIVAKHGLSTLGPILVLAGLVQLAAGALRMGQWFRAISPAVVHGMLAGIGVLIVAGQFHVLFGDKPRANGLENLLAIPGAITGLSVSTFGAAEAALLVGVVTIGSILLWEKIRPAKLKLVPGALLGVLAGTFVAMGFGLDVQKIAVPESIAGAIAIPGMADFAKLADPMIILTAVAVAFIASAETLLSAAAVDRMHDGPRTKYNKELGAQGVGNLLCGLVGALPMTGVIVRSSANVQAGAVTRASAILHGVWILAFVALLPFVLRQVPSAALAGVLVVTGWKLVSLDHVRHLFARYGLLPALIWAATFVMVVATDLLTGVLVGLALTVVELLPNLKRMRLKIAQQDVGEKEQEIRLEGAATFVQLPKITKALDAAPDGGVVRLDTRALTVLDHTTTEVLSEWVKSKERTGSKVELPNACVFGERLRAAGAH, translated from the coding sequence ATGAGCAACGCCGCCGTTTCCTCCCCGAACGGCGCGAAGCTAGGGTTCGGCGCGATCTTCTCGCGTGACCTGACGGCTTCGATCGTCGTCTTCCTCGTGGCGATGCCCCTCTGCATGGGCATCGCCGTCGCCTCGGGCGTTCCGGCCGAGCGCGGCCTGATCACCGGCATCATCGGCGGCATCGTCGTCGGCGCCCTGGCCGGCTCGCCCCTGCAGGTCAGCGGCCCCGCCGCCGGCCTCGCCGTCATCGTGTTCGAGATCGTGGCCAAGCACGGCCTGTCGACCCTCGGCCCGATCCTGGTGCTGGCCGGTCTGGTCCAGCTGGCCGCCGGCGCTCTGCGCATGGGCCAGTGGTTCCGCGCCATCTCGCCGGCCGTCGTGCACGGCATGCTCGCCGGCATCGGCGTGCTGATCGTCGCGGGCCAGTTCCACGTGCTGTTCGGCGACAAGCCGCGCGCCAACGGCCTGGAGAACCTGCTGGCCATCCCCGGCGCGATCACCGGCCTGTCGGTCTCGACCTTCGGCGCCGCCGAAGCCGCCCTGCTGGTCGGCGTGGTCACCATCGGTTCGATCCTGCTCTGGGAGAAGATCCGTCCGGCCAAGCTGAAGCTGGTTCCCGGCGCCCTGCTGGGCGTGCTGGCCGGCACCTTCGTGGCCATGGGCTTCGGCCTCGACGTCCAGAAGATCGCCGTTCCGGAATCGATCGCCGGCGCCATCGCGATCCCGGGCATGGCCGACTTCGCCAAGCTCGCCGATCCGATGATCATCCTCACCGCCGTGGCGGTGGCGTTCATCGCCTCGGCCGAGACCCTGCTGTCGGCGGCCGCCGTTGATCGCATGCACGATGGTCCGCGCACCAAGTACAACAAGGAGCTTGGCGCCCAGGGCGTCGGCAACCTGCTGTGCGGCCTGGTCGGCGCCCTGCCGATGACCGGCGTGATCGTGCGCAGCTCGGCCAACGTGCAAGCCGGCGCCGTCACCCGCGCCTCGGCCATCCTGCACGGCGTGTGGATCCTGGCCTTCGTCGCCCTGCTGCCCTTCGTCCTGCGTCAGGTCCCCAGCGCCGCCCTCGCCGGCGTGCTGGTGGTCACCGGCTGGAAGCTGGTCAGCCTGGACCACGTCCGTCACCTGTTCGCCCGCTACGGCCTGCTGCCGGCGCTGATTTGGGCCGCGACCTTCGTCATGGTCGTCGCCACCGACCTGCTGACCGGCGTGCTGGTGGGCCTGGCCCTGACCGTTGTCGAGCTGCTGCCGAACCTGAAGCGCATGCGCCTCAAGATCGCCCAGCAGGACGTCGGCGAGAAGGAACAGGAAATCCGCCTCGAGGGCGCGGCGACCTTCGTGCAGCTGCCGAAGATCACCAAGGCCCTGGACGCGGCTCCCGACGGCGGCGTCGTCCGCCTCGACACCCGCGCCCTGACCGTCCTCGACCACACCACGACCGAGGTGCTGAGCGAGTGGGTCAAGAGCAAGGAGCGCACCGGCTCCAAGGTCGAGCTGCCCAACGCCTGCGTGTTCGGCGAACGCCTGCGCGCCGCAGGCGCCCACTGA
- a CDS encoding carbonic anhydrase, which translates to MEQFLERAALFRGQVFPAQSALYERLASHGQSPSALMISCADSRVVPELITQANPGDLFVCRNAGNIVPPFSQANGGVSSAVEYAVMALGVRDIVVCGHSDCGAMKAFSNPAALEKMPNVAAWLRHAHAAHSVVCNAYHGLDEHGTTRALSLENVVVQINHLRTHPSVASAIAQGKLTLHGWFFEIETGQIQAYNGDSGQFELVREGSPLPVAQRPAKRMVAADHLGIAAE; encoded by the coding sequence TTGGAACAGTTTCTCGAACGCGCCGCCCTCTTCCGCGGCCAAGTCTTTCCGGCTCAAAGCGCGCTGTACGAGCGCCTGGCCAGCCACGGCCAGAGCCCCTCGGCCCTGATGATCTCGTGCGCCGACTCGCGCGTCGTGCCCGAGCTCATCACCCAGGCCAATCCCGGCGACCTGTTCGTCTGCCGCAACGCCGGCAACATCGTGCCGCCGTTCAGCCAGGCCAACGGCGGCGTCTCGTCGGCCGTCGAATACGCCGTCATGGCGCTGGGCGTCCGTGACATCGTCGTCTGCGGCCACTCCGACTGCGGCGCCATGAAGGCGTTCTCGAACCCCGCCGCTCTCGAAAAGATGCCCAACGTGGCCGCCTGGCTGCGCCACGCCCACGCCGCCCACAGCGTCGTCTGCAACGCCTATCACGGCCTCGACGAGCACGGCACGACCCGCGCCCTGTCGCTGGAGAACGTGGTCGTGCAGATCAATCATCTGCGCACGCACCCGTCGGTGGCCTCGGCCATCGCCCAGGGCAAGCTGACCCTGCACGGCTGGTTCTTCGAGATCGAGACCGGTCAGATCCAGGCCTACAACGGCGACAGCGGCCAGTTCGAACTGGTTCGTGAAGGCTCGCCCCTGCCCGTCGCCCAACGTCCGGCCAAGCGCATGGTCGCCGCCGACCATCTGGGCATCGCCGCCGAATGA
- a CDS encoding TIGR00730 family Rossman fold protein translates to MPDLSSRLGSVCVYCGSSNTADPAYLEAAHQIGGDFARAGLKLVYGGGGVGLMGQAARGAHEAGGKVLGIIPEFLRGREKPFDDVETVIVTSMHERKMLMFERSDAFVVLPGGIGTLEEIIELLSWRRLDLHRKPIVFHNPDGFWDPLFALLKHTIDRGLTPPALATAWVSVEAAQDVTPALLAWGLDVDRDREIDVRRLT, encoded by the coding sequence ATGCCCGACCTGTCTAGCCGCCTGGGGTCGGTCTGCGTCTACTGCGGCTCTTCGAACACGGCCGATCCGGCCTATCTGGAGGCCGCCCACCAGATCGGCGGCGACTTCGCACGCGCCGGCCTCAAGCTGGTCTACGGCGGCGGCGGCGTCGGCCTGATGGGCCAGGCCGCGCGCGGCGCGCACGAGGCCGGCGGCAAGGTGCTGGGGATCATCCCGGAATTCCTGCGCGGCCGCGAAAAGCCGTTCGACGACGTCGAGACGGTGATCGTCACCTCGATGCACGAACGCAAGATGCTGATGTTCGAGCGATCCGACGCCTTCGTGGTGCTGCCCGGCGGCATCGGCACGCTCGAGGAGATCATCGAACTGCTGTCCTGGCGGCGCCTCGACCTGCACCGCAAGCCGATCGTGTTCCACAATCCCGACGGCTTCTGGGACCCGCTTTTCGCGCTTCTCAAGCACACGATCGACCGGGGCCTGACGCCGCCCGCCCTGGCGACGGCCTGGGTTTCCGTCGAGGCGGCCCAGGATGTCACTCCGGCCTTGCTGGCATGGGGTTTGGACGTTGATCGCGATCGCGAGATCGACGTTCGGCGATTGACTTAG
- a CDS encoding acyl-CoA dehydrogenase family protein → MDLELSPEDLAFRDEVRAFLDAELTPALREAGRRMTSVFCDKDHSLAWQRILHAKGWVAPSWPVEHGGPGWSEIQRHVFQAECARAGAPSLAPMGLRMVAPAIMRFGTPAQKACYLPRILSGEDYWCQGYSEPGAGSDLASLRMKATPDGDDYVLNGSKIWTTHAHWATHMFCLVRTSTQGKPQAGITFLLVEMDRPGIRVDPIVTLAGEHEVNQVFFDDVRTPKADRLGEENQGWTVAKHLLEFERGGGYAAGLEAGLSRLREAGAAEDPDQRRRLAEAEIAALAIDVTERRVLSALAGGANPGPASSILKAQGSEALQRQDELAVAHLGAWAAVRQPAAHGAGSNEALVGPEHGRATMARYLNNRAASIYGGSNEIQRDIIAKLVLGL, encoded by the coding sequence GTGGACCTGGAGCTGTCGCCCGAAGACCTGGCCTTTCGCGACGAGGTGCGGGCCTTTCTCGACGCCGAGCTGACGCCGGCGCTGCGCGAGGCGGGCCGGCGGATGACCAGCGTGTTCTGCGATAAGGACCACAGCCTGGCCTGGCAGAGGATCCTGCACGCCAAGGGCTGGGTCGCGCCGAGCTGGCCGGTCGAGCACGGCGGGCCCGGCTGGAGCGAGATCCAGCGCCACGTCTTCCAGGCCGAGTGCGCGCGGGCCGGCGCGCCGAGCCTGGCGCCGATGGGCCTGCGCATGGTGGCGCCGGCGATCATGCGGTTCGGGACGCCCGCGCAGAAGGCCTGCTACCTGCCCAGGATCCTCTCGGGCGAGGACTACTGGTGCCAGGGCTATTCGGAGCCGGGGGCGGGGTCGGACCTGGCCTCGCTGAGGATGAAGGCGACGCCCGACGGCGACGACTACGTCCTGAACGGCTCGAAGATCTGGACCACCCACGCCCACTGGGCCACGCACATGTTCTGCCTGGTCCGCACCAGTACCCAGGGCAAGCCGCAGGCCGGCATCACCTTCCTGCTGGTCGAGATGGACCGGCCGGGGATCCGCGTCGATCCGATCGTCACCCTGGCGGGCGAACACGAGGTCAACCAGGTGTTCTTCGACGACGTCCGCACGCCCAAGGCCGACCGGCTGGGCGAGGAGAACCAGGGCTGGACGGTGGCCAAGCACCTGCTGGAGTTCGAGCGGGGCGGGGGCTATGCGGCGGGTCTGGAAGCGGGCCTGTCCAGGCTGCGCGAGGCCGGCGCGGCCGAGGATCCGGATCAGCGTCGACGCCTGGCCGAAGCGGAGATCGCCGCCCTGGCCATCGACGTCACCGAGCGGCGGGTGCTCAGCGCCCTGGCCGGCGGCGCCAATCCGGGGCCGGCCTCGTCGATCCTCAAGGCGCAGGGCTCCGAGGCCCTGCAGCGGCAGGACGAGCTGGCCGTGGCCCACCTGGGCGCGTGGGCGGCCGTGCGCCAGCCCGCCGCCCACGGGGCGGGCTCGAACGAGGCGCTGGTCGGACCCGAGCACGGGCGCGCCACGATGGCCCGCTACCTGAACAATCGCGCCGCCTCGATCTACGGCG